A region of Reichenbachiella carrageenanivorans DNA encodes the following proteins:
- a CDS encoding imelysin family protein, which yields MKNILFIFSMIAMLFLAACDDDGETSQKETTLQKAIENYADLVYASYLDTHTDAVALQTAINSFVASPDVTTHAAAKQAWLDARETYGQTEAFRFYGGPIDDEDGPEGQLNAWPLDESHIDYVTVSDAENAGTNIINNTADFPTITKEVIADQNENGGEANVSSGYHAIEFLLWGQDVSDGPGGGERDFTDYTTASNADRRGTYLKEATALVVDDLASLLAEWEEGGSYRTIFTAADNADNSLKDIVSALGKLSKGELAGERMYTAYDLRSKEDEHSCFSDNTHRDIVTNALGIQNVYEGVYVSTNGSSVSGTSIKEVLALENEELANSISEKMTASLKACTQIQAPFDQEFLNEEGRKRILAAITLLREQGDLLAEGAEALGFEFDPEDI from the coding sequence ATGAAAAATATATTATTCATCTTCTCTATGATAGCTATGCTCTTTTTGGCCGCCTGCGACGACGATGGTGAAACTTCTCAAAAAGAAACCACACTGCAAAAAGCTATTGAAAACTATGCGGACCTAGTATACGCAAGCTATCTCGACACGCACACAGATGCAGTGGCTTTGCAGACAGCAATCAATAGCTTTGTCGCTAGTCCTGATGTGACTACTCATGCCGCAGCCAAGCAAGCTTGGCTTGATGCGCGTGAGACGTATGGACAAACAGAAGCTTTTCGATTTTACGGTGGGCCGATAGATGACGAAGACGGACCAGAAGGACAACTCAACGCTTGGCCTCTTGACGAATCGCATATCGACTATGTGACCGTCTCCGATGCTGAAAATGCAGGCACCAATATTATTAATAACACGGCTGATTTCCCCACCATCACTAAAGAAGTAATAGCAGATCAAAACGAAAACGGAGGCGAAGCCAACGTAAGCTCAGGCTACCATGCCATCGAGTTTTTACTATGGGGACAAGATGTAAGTGATGGGCCTGGAGGAGGCGAAAGAGACTTTACCGACTACACCACCGCTAGTAATGCTGACAGAAGAGGAACTTACCTCAAAGAGGCAACAGCACTTGTAGTAGACGATTTGGCTTCTTTATTGGCCGAGTGGGAAGAAGGAGGAAGCTACCGCACCATATTTACAGCAGCTGATAATGCCGATAATTCACTCAAAGATATCGTAAGTGCACTAGGCAAATTATCTAAAGGCGAACTGGCCGGTGAAAGAATGTATACTGCTTATGACCTGCGAAGCAAAGAAGACGAGCACTCTTGCTTTAGCGACAATACACACCGAGATATTGTGACCAATGCTTTGGGTATTCAAAATGTATATGAAGGCGTTTATGTTTCCACCAATGGCAGCAGCGTATCTGGCACCAGTATCAAAGAGGTCCTCGCTTTAGAAAACGAAGAATTGGCCAATTCAATTTCTGAAAAAATGACTGCTTCATTGAAAGCCTGTACCCAAATCCAAGCCCCTTTTGATCAAGAATTTTTGAACGAAGAAGGTAGAAAAAGAATCCTAGCAGCCATTACTTTATTGAGAGAACAAGGCGATTTGCTAGCAGAAGGTGCCGAAGCATTAGGTTTCGAATTTGACCCAGAAGATATATAG
- a CDS encoding ThuA domain-containing protein produces the protein MKTRRYFLSKTLVTLAGAALSPSLLTAHHVEEPLPLPTLQGRKILFTYGGWAGHDPETNKDYFVPWLEEQGATVVSANHTAPYADEALMDTIDLVIQSITMSNITREEEKGLLRAISNGTGMVGWHGGLCDSFRSSTAYQYMTGGQFVAHPGGIVDYQVDIVNKKDAINQGLSSFQMKSEQYYMHVDPNVKVLATTKFSGANDPWIEGCVVPVAWKKMFNNGRVFYSSLGHELSHLIDKPDALAMIQRGITWASASKYEPVEKWINPVYY, from the coding sequence ATGAAAACCAGACGATACTTTCTATCCAAAACACTAGTAACTCTCGCAGGAGCAGCTCTTTCTCCATCCCTTTTGACAGCCCATCATGTAGAAGAACCTCTACCACTCCCCACTCTTCAGGGCAGAAAAATATTGTTTACTTATGGCGGGTGGGCCGGTCATGACCCCGAGACCAATAAAGACTATTTCGTACCTTGGCTAGAAGAGCAAGGAGCTACAGTAGTGAGTGCTAATCATACTGCTCCATACGCCGACGAAGCCCTCATGGACACCATTGATCTCGTTATCCAATCGATCACGATGTCCAATATCACACGCGAAGAAGAAAAAGGATTACTACGTGCTATTAGCAATGGCACTGGCATGGTGGGATGGCACGGCGGCTTATGCGATTCTTTTAGAAGCAGTACAGCTTATCAATACATGACTGGAGGGCAATTTGTAGCACACCCTGGCGGCATCGTCGACTATCAAGTAGATATCGTCAATAAAAAAGATGCCATCAATCAAGGTTTGTCTTCATTCCAGATGAAGAGTGAGCAATACTATATGCATGTAGATCCCAATGTAAAAGTGCTCGCCACCACAAAATTTAGCGGTGCAAACGACCCTTGGATAGAAGGGTGTGTAGTTCCCGTGGCTTGGAAAAAAATGTTCAATAATGGCCGAGTATTTTATTCCTCATTAGGCCACGAGCTCAGCCACCTGATCGACAAACCTGATGCACTTGCCATGATCCAGAGGGGTATTACTTGGGCCAGCGCTAGTAAATATGAGCCTGTAGAAAAGTGGATTAATCCCGTATATTATTAA
- a CDS encoding carbohydrate porin, protein MALRIQIKYLLILLLLSVEANAQIAYQNVSNRNVALGSYGRVGVDWSLENNGTIGRRLNLNNMGSIGGRMEEQDYLELAPALHFQPAEDDSTTIYAQMRFAVYANSQTSFGNSTTSSIGGLTIAIPEMYVEARNINGKPLSMWIGARLYRGPDVHIADHFYFNDHSSQGFGLEWKGTRMMALFVESTDTTSTVPPYFYLNIKTGTASASLRQRIVMAVEQDVTLSSNDAITFLGEFHRMANADERRDTITVSNAVNFPADVGIVIGAKYQRNLPSLLEGSFNHLAIRYGTGIANGGDGGLSRTWLTFGAPDLNNLHFGGAYSLYLVNHTVLNFSQNYTLNAYAIYTKSKGAADSDHMAKSYFGKEVFNRKEDFTIGSRNEFYMTNYFHLLVELHYSQRRDGTNPIASTTKFSIAPVFVPTGKRDTWARPHLRFVASIARYNDFAMKSLYSPYLQFAGEHRWGYYFGVKAEWWIFN, encoded by the coding sequence ATGGCTTTACGAATACAGATCAAGTACCTGTTAATTTTATTACTCCTTTCAGTAGAAGCAAATGCCCAGATCGCATATCAAAATGTTTCGAATCGAAACGTTGCCCTTGGCTCCTACGGCAGAGTAGGCGTCGATTGGTCTCTTGAAAACAACGGCACAATCGGTCGCAGACTCAACCTCAACAATATGGGAAGTATAGGTGGCCGAATGGAAGAACAGGACTATTTGGAATTGGCTCCTGCGCTACATTTCCAACCGGCAGAAGACGACAGTACGACTATATATGCCCAGATGAGATTTGCGGTCTATGCCAATAGCCAAACCAGTTTTGGCAACAGTACTACATCCAGCATAGGGGGACTCACGATCGCCATTCCTGAAATGTATGTGGAAGCACGCAACATCAATGGCAAGCCACTGAGCATGTGGATAGGCGCACGCCTCTACCGTGGGCCAGATGTACATATAGCTGACCATTTTTATTTCAACGACCACAGCAGTCAGGGGTTTGGCTTAGAGTGGAAAGGCACACGTATGATGGCTCTGTTTGTGGAATCTACCGACACTACTTCTACCGTCCCCCCTTACTTTTATCTCAATATAAAAACAGGTACTGCCAGTGCTTCTTTGAGACAGCGTATCGTGATGGCCGTTGAGCAAGATGTCACACTCTCGTCCAACGATGCCATTACCTTCTTAGGTGAGTTTCATCGTATGGCAAATGCCGACGAACGCCGAGATACTATTACGGTATCTAATGCCGTCAATTTCCCCGCAGACGTTGGGATTGTAATCGGAGCCAAATACCAACGAAATTTGCCTAGTCTACTGGAGGGGTCTTTTAACCACTTGGCCATACGCTACGGTACAGGCATCGCCAATGGTGGAGATGGCGGGCTATCCCGTACCTGGCTCACCTTTGGCGCACCAGACCTCAACAATCTCCATTTTGGCGGTGCTTATTCTTTATATCTTGTTAACCATACGGTGTTAAACTTTTCGCAAAACTATACGCTAAATGCCTACGCCATATATACCAAAAGTAAAGGCGCAGCAGATAGCGACCACATGGCCAAAAGCTACTTTGGCAAAGAAGTATTCAATCGGAAAGAAGATTTTACCATCGGTAGCCGCAACGAATTCTATATGACCAATTATTTTCACTTACTCGTCGAACTACACTACTCTCAGCGCCGTGATGGCACTAATCCTATCGCCAGCACTACCAAGTTCAGTATTGCTCCAGTATTTGTACCTACAGGTAAGCGAGACACATGGGCCAGACCACACCTCCGCTTTGTAGCATCCATTGCACGGTACAACGACTTTGCTATGAAAAGCCTATACTCACCCTACTTGCAATTTGCAGGCGAGCACCGCTGGGGGTATTACTTTGGCGTAAAAGCCGAGTGGTGGATTTTCAATTAA
- a CDS encoding TonB-dependent receptor domain-containing protein: MMYKILSTLLYFILFSTMLLAQPNMAEGNPYTITGQLIDQESGEPLAYASASLFQLSDSTLADGAITNDKGVFSLSPEAGKYYLRLQYISYAEKYIHNLELGRNQKAVDLGKISLAPNAETLEEVVVAGKRDQMQLELDKRVFNVSENLSNIGANASEIMDNLPSVAVDVEGNISLRGSNNVRILVNGKPSGLVGISDANGLRQLQGNLIERIEVITNPSARYDAEGSAGIINIILKKEREKGLNGSFTTTLGYPANYGFSGSLNYRAGKFNVFGSYGIGYRENPGGGFTDRVAFDADTIVTHIDNDRTRSDVSHTYRLGTDYYFNENNILTASGLIRIGDEENITNLTYYDWDVNDNLLSNTYRKDFEKESDDTYEYQLSYRRIMEGEGHELTADFQFRKNNEVEQSSIDSANLVTDGDQISYQRSLNEQGDKNILMQLDYVNPFAEGKKIETGYRGSIREITNEYLVEQVDDQGVWSPYQNYSNRFSYSESVHAVYAIYEQKMDQWGYQAGLRAEQTLIDTYQRETDQSAEKNYFNLFPSVFVSYKFNNEKSVQASYSRRISRPNYRYLSPFSSFTDPRNIRTGNEDLNPEYSDSYELGWLYNLEKASIYLGGYYRRTEGVIERISTSDDGYTTISTPYNIGTSNAYGIEYNFSVDPTDWYNVNGNANFYRVITEGAYKDIELKRDTYTANFRLNNKFKIGKVNLQVSGFYNAPEKTTQGKRKSMYGVDLGSNMDILKGNGTLTFFVKDLFNSRKYRGTTFSDNFIEEKEFQGRSRQAGVSFAYRINQNKTRSRGEREENGGDMGGGDF, encoded by the coding sequence ATGATGTACAAAATACTTTCGACGCTTTTATACTTTATTTTGTTTTCCACTATGCTTTTGGCACAGCCGAATATGGCGGAAGGAAACCCGTATACGATCACGGGACAATTGATCGATCAGGAAAGTGGTGAACCTTTGGCTTATGCTTCTGCTAGTCTTTTTCAGCTCAGCGATAGCACGCTCGCGGATGGAGCCATCACTAATGACAAGGGCGTCTTTAGTCTTTCACCCGAAGCGGGCAAATATTACCTGAGATTGCAATACATTTCTTATGCAGAAAAATACATTCATAATTTAGAACTCGGTCGAAATCAAAAAGCAGTTGACTTGGGTAAGATCTCTCTGGCTCCCAATGCAGAAACCCTCGAAGAAGTAGTAGTAGCAGGCAAGCGAGATCAGATGCAACTAGAGCTGGACAAACGAGTATTTAACGTCAGTGAAAACCTGAGCAATATTGGAGCTAATGCTTCGGAAATCATGGACAATCTGCCGTCGGTAGCTGTGGATGTGGAGGGCAATATAAGCCTGAGAGGAAGTAATAATGTAAGGATATTAGTCAACGGAAAACCATCTGGTTTAGTGGGTATCAGTGATGCTAATGGCTTGCGCCAATTGCAGGGCAATTTGATCGAACGCATTGAGGTGATCACCAACCCGTCTGCCAGGTACGACGCCGAAGGTAGCGCGGGGATTATCAATATCATTTTGAAAAAGGAACGTGAAAAAGGTCTCAATGGCTCTTTTACGACGACCCTGGGCTATCCAGCCAATTATGGATTTTCGGGTAGTTTGAATTATCGAGCTGGCAAGTTCAATGTTTTCGGTAGCTATGGTATCGGCTATAGAGAAAATCCTGGAGGAGGATTCACTGATCGGGTAGCTTTTGATGCGGACACCATCGTGACGCATATCGACAACGACCGTACCAGAAGTGATGTGTCGCACACCTATCGATTAGGTACGGATTATTATTTCAATGAAAACAATATACTGACGGCTTCAGGTTTGATCAGAATTGGTGATGAAGAAAACATCACAAACCTTACGTATTATGATTGGGATGTAAATGATAATTTGCTATCAAATACTTATAGAAAAGACTTTGAAAAAGAGAGCGACGACACTTACGAATATCAGCTGAGCTATCGTCGGATTATGGAAGGAGAAGGGCATGAACTGACCGCAGATTTTCAATTCCGAAAAAATAATGAAGTCGAGCAGTCGAGTATAGATTCGGCCAATCTGGTGACGGATGGCGACCAAATCAGTTATCAGCGATCTCTCAATGAGCAAGGGGATAAAAACATTTTGATGCAACTGGACTATGTGAACCCTTTTGCTGAGGGTAAAAAAATAGAAACAGGTTATCGGGGTTCTATTAGAGAGATCACCAACGAATATCTCGTGGAACAGGTAGATGATCAGGGCGTATGGTCTCCCTATCAAAATTATTCTAACCGGTTCTCGTATAGCGAGAGCGTTCATGCCGTATATGCCATCTACGAACAAAAAATGGATCAGTGGGGTTATCAGGCAGGACTACGAGCAGAGCAAACGCTGATTGACACCTACCAAAGAGAAACGGATCAATCTGCTGAGAAAAATTACTTCAACCTCTTTCCAAGTGTTTTTGTTTCTTATAAGTTTAACAATGAGAAGTCGGTGCAAGCCAGCTATAGCCGACGGATTTCTCGGCCTAACTATCGATATCTAAGCCCCTTCTCTTCGTTTACCGACCCTAGAAATATAAGAACAGGAAATGAAGACCTTAACCCAGAATACTCAGATTCATACGAACTGGGCTGGCTCTACAATCTGGAGAAAGCATCCATATATCTTGGGGGGTATTACAGACGCACAGAGGGAGTCATCGAGCGGATTTCTACTTCGGACGACGGATACACCACGATATCCACGCCATACAATATAGGCACGAGCAATGCCTATGGTATAGAATACAATTTTAGCGTAGATCCTACCGACTGGTACAATGTAAATGGTAATGCAAATTTTTATCGGGTGATCACTGAGGGGGCGTACAAAGACATTGAATTGAAAAGAGATACCTATACGGCAAATTTCAGATTGAACAACAAGTTCAAGATAGGGAAAGTCAATCTGCAGGTCAGTGGGTTCTACAATGCGCCAGAGAAAACTACCCAAGGCAAGCGCAAGTCGATGTATGGCGTGGATCTAGGGAGCAATATGGATATCTTAAAAGGCAACGGGACGTTGACCTTCTTTGTTAAGGATCTTTTTAACTCTCGCAAATACCGAGGCACTACCTTTTCAGACAATTTCATAGAAGAGAAAGAATTTCAAGGGCGCTCTCGTCAGGCAGGCGTATCATTTGCCTATAGGATCAATCAGAACAAAACCAGGTCTCGTGGCGAGCGTGAAGAAAATGGGGGAGACATGGGTGGAGGAGACTTTTAG
- the fumC gene encoding class II fumarate hydratase — MEYRIEKDTMGEVKVPAEKYWGAQTQRSLMNFKIGGEHMKMPLEIIRAFAILKKSAAETNAELGVMDKSKSDLIGQVCDEILAGQLDDQFPLVVWQTGSGTQSNMNSNEVIANRAHVINGGSLTDDKKAIHPNDDVNKSQSSNDTFPTAMHIAGYKMLVETTIPKVEKLRDTLAQKVEAFKDVVKIGRTHFMDATPLTLGHEFSGYVAQLNFGLKALKNTLPHLSELALGGTAVGTGLNTPEGYSELVAKKIAEHSGLPLVTAENKFEALAAHDAIVESSGALKQLAVSLMKIGNDIRMLSSGPRSGIGEITIPENEPGSSIMPGKVNPTQCEALTMVCCQVIGNDVAISTGGMTGHFELNVFKPMMIYNLLNSARLIGDACESFNDNCAVGIEPNHAVIEEKLEKSLMLVTALNTHIGYENAAKIAKKAHKEGKTLREAALELELLTNEQFDEWVVPADMVGSLKK; from the coding sequence ATGGAATATAGAATAGAAAAAGACACAATGGGGGAGGTGAAAGTCCCTGCCGAAAAATACTGGGGAGCGCAAACACAACGTTCGTTGATGAATTTTAAAATAGGTGGTGAGCACATGAAAATGCCGCTTGAAATCATTCGAGCATTCGCTATCCTAAAAAAATCGGCTGCTGAGACTAATGCTGAATTGGGCGTAATGGACAAAAGCAAGTCTGACCTGATCGGACAGGTATGTGATGAGATATTAGCCGGTCAGTTGGATGATCAATTTCCATTGGTTGTATGGCAGACAGGCTCTGGTACACAGTCGAATATGAACAGCAATGAAGTTATAGCCAACCGCGCACATGTGATTAATGGCGGCTCATTGACGGACGACAAAAAAGCTATTCATCCTAATGATGACGTAAATAAGTCACAGTCGTCTAATGATACTTTTCCAACGGCTATGCACATAGCTGGCTATAAGATGCTCGTAGAAACGACCATCCCTAAAGTTGAAAAACTAAGAGATACACTGGCTCAAAAAGTAGAGGCCTTCAAAGACGTGGTAAAAATCGGACGTACGCATTTTATGGATGCTACTCCTTTGACTTTGGGGCATGAATTTTCTGGTTATGTCGCACAATTGAATTTTGGCCTTAAGGCGCTGAAAAACACCTTGCCTCATTTGTCTGAATTAGCACTGGGTGGTACTGCAGTAGGTACAGGATTGAACACTCCAGAAGGATATTCAGAGTTGGTAGCTAAAAAAATAGCTGAACACTCAGGTTTGCCATTGGTGACTGCCGAAAATAAATTTGAAGCCCTTGCTGCTCACGACGCCATCGTGGAGTCTAGTGGTGCATTGAAGCAATTGGCCGTGAGCCTAATGAAAATTGGAAATGATATTCGTATGCTGTCTTCTGGCCCTAGAAGTGGTATCGGCGAGATCACTATTCCAGAAAATGAGCCAGGGTCATCGATCATGCCAGGAAAAGTAAACCCTACGCAGTGTGAAGCACTTACTATGGTGTGCTGTCAGGTGATTGGCAATGATGTGGCGATTTCTACGGGAGGTATGACAGGTCATTTTGAATTGAATGTTTTCAAGCCAATGATGATTTACAATTTGCTAAACTCTGCTCGATTGATCGGGGATGCTTGTGAGTCATTCAATGACAATTGCGCTGTAGGCATAGAACCAAACCATGCTGTAATAGAAGAGAAGCTAGAAAAGTCTTTGATGCTAGTGACGGCGCTGAATACGCACATTGGCTATGAAAATGCAGCTAAAATTGCTAAAAAAGCGCATAAAGAAGGGAAGACCCTAAGAGAGGCTGCTCTAGAATTAGAATTGCTAACGAATGAGCAATTTGACGAATGGGTAGTGCCAGCAGATATGGTAGGTAGTTTAAAAAAGTAA
- a CDS encoding sensor histidine kinase, which translates to MRLINKPLKISLSEVIFQLVLHLVVFVFYAYSRHNPQFEVYEIISFLNYMMGGLIINYWLLPSYLYAKKYLPFFLYFIVVVAVVILIEEGIIENIFFPDTRGKKIIALSYNLLQILPILGILSGFKFAWDALGKEKEMEELRNTIKESELQFLKSQINPHFLFNNLNNIYAHAIENSPQTPTIILELSSVLRYMLYECKAQYVPLSKEIEQLNNFINLNNLQIEGRGGVTFTHQDLTQDYRIAPLILMVFVENAFKHSSSSQTEDIKIAIDMQIIAEDDLVFSCTNTYLAETNTQDINSGIGLENVRKRLQLLYPEAHELTISRSKNEYQVYLKMNLSN; encoded by the coding sequence ATGCGATTAATCAACAAACCACTAAAGATCAGCCTATCAGAAGTCATCTTCCAACTGGTTCTCCACTTGGTGGTATTCGTCTTTTATGCTTATAGTCGTCACAACCCACAATTCGAAGTTTATGAAATCATTTCATTTCTGAATTATATGATGGGAGGACTCATCATCAACTACTGGCTTCTACCCTCATACCTCTACGCCAAAAAATACCTGCCCTTTTTTCTGTACTTCATAGTAGTAGTAGCCGTGGTGATTCTCATAGAAGAAGGCATCATTGAAAACATATTTTTTCCCGACACACGGGGCAAAAAAATCATCGCTCTTAGCTATAACCTGCTTCAGATACTTCCTATTCTAGGTATATTATCTGGGTTCAAATTTGCCTGGGATGCGCTAGGCAAAGAAAAAGAAATGGAAGAGCTGAGAAACACCATCAAAGAAAGCGAGTTGCAGTTTTTAAAATCACAGATCAACCCTCATTTCTTGTTCAACAACCTCAACAATATCTACGCACATGCCATCGAAAACTCTCCACAAACACCAACAATCATCTTGGAATTGTCCTCTGTACTGAGATACATGCTCTACGAATGCAAGGCCCAATACGTGCCACTCTCTAAGGAAATCGAACAGCTCAACAATTTCATCAACCTCAACAATCTACAGATCGAAGGACGTGGGGGTGTCACTTTCACCCATCAAGATTTGACCCAAGATTATCGTATCGCTCCTCTCATTCTAATGGTCTTTGTTGAAAACGCATTCAAGCACAGCTCTTCGAGCCAAACGGAAGACATTAAAATTGCAATAGACATGCAAATAATAGCCGAAGACGATTTAGTTTTTAGCTGCACCAACACCTATCTAGCAGAGACCAACACACAAGACATCAACAGTGGCATTGGCCTAGAAAACGTACGAAAAAGGCTACAGCTCCTCTACCCTGAAGCACACGAACTCACCATTTCAAGATCTAAAAATGAATATCAGGTATATTTGAAAATGAACTTGAGCAACTAA
- a CDS encoding LytR/AlgR family response regulator transcription factor: MNCIIIEDQLPAQRILKKYISDIGTLNLAGTYSDALQAMDILNTQPVDLMFLDIHLPKISGIDFLKSLSNPPQVILTTAFSDYALESYELSVVDYLLKPFSFERFVKAVSKATEKNLSHETLRDSTLSQRSEIFIKSGYEHIRINLADVYFIKSDADYTEIHLYNKKHLSSDPLKNWEDRLENLPFSRIHKSYIVNTEKIKKIIGNQVYLNDDMILPIGRAFKEVLVKKFIN, from the coding sequence ATGAACTGTATCATCATAGAAGATCAACTACCCGCCCAACGCATTCTTAAGAAATACATCAGCGATATAGGCACGTTGAACTTGGCAGGCACTTATTCGGATGCACTACAAGCCATGGACATACTAAACACACAGCCAGTCGACCTCATGTTTCTCGACATTCATTTACCTAAGATTTCTGGGATTGATTTCTTAAAATCATTATCCAATCCACCACAGGTCATTCTCACCACAGCATTTTCAGACTACGCCTTAGAAAGCTATGAATTGTCGGTAGTAGACTACCTACTCAAGCCATTTTCCTTCGAAAGATTCGTAAAGGCCGTTTCGAAAGCGACTGAAAAAAACCTATCACATGAAACACTGAGAGATTCTACTTTAAGTCAGCGGTCAGAAATTTTCATCAAATCTGGATACGAACATATCCGAATCAATCTTGCAGATGTTTATTTCATCAAGTCAGATGCTGACTACACAGAGATCCATCTCTACAACAAAAAACATCTCTCTTCAGACCCTTTGAAAAACTGGGAAGACCGACTGGAGAACTTGCCATTTTCCAGAATTCACAAGTCTTACATCGTCAATACCGAAAAAATAAAAAAAATAATAGGTAATCAAGTATATCTCAATGATGATATGATCTTACCCATAGGCAGAGCCTTCAAAGAAGTCTTGGTCAAAAAATTTATTAATTAG
- a CDS encoding Ezrin/radixin/moesin family protein, protein MKNILTIFSLLMFVGFAQTAEAQMSKQETKEWKKRIKALSPEQYKALLEENKSLKGQLSSLKKEVAGVDDRIKEKDDQISDYQDQVSSLRRELADAKKKAAASPSEGSSAGGAGSLAAQKGFSEKGVLFKVQIGAFKKKDLSEFSQNNPSFQLDEKDGVMKYTVGLFKDYWEADTFKKYLREMGVKDAWIVAFKDGKRVPIKDVLEGVI, encoded by the coding sequence ATGAAGAATATACTAACAATTTTTTCCCTTTTGATGTTCGTGGGTTTCGCACAAACGGCGGAAGCACAGATGTCTAAGCAAGAAACAAAAGAGTGGAAAAAAAGAATTAAGGCGCTTAGCCCAGAGCAATACAAAGCTCTGTTAGAGGAAAACAAATCTCTAAAAGGCCAGCTAAGTAGCTTGAAGAAAGAAGTAGCTGGCGTAGATGATCGTATCAAAGAAAAAGACGATCAAATCTCGGATTACCAAGATCAGGTATCTAGCCTTAGAAGAGAATTAGCTGATGCCAAGAAGAAAGCAGCTGCTAGCCCTAGTGAAGGTAGTTCTGCTGGTGGAGCAGGCTCATTGGCTGCACAGAAAGGGTTTAGTGAAAAAGGAGTTCTTTTTAAAGTTCAAATCGGAGCATTCAAAAAGAAAGATCTATCTGAGTTTTCTCAAAACAACCCATCATTCCAATTGGATGAAAAAGATGGTGTAATGAAATATACTGTTGGCCTATTTAAGGATTACTGGGAAGCGGATACTTTCAAAAAATATTTGAGAGAGATGGGCGTAAAAGACGCTTGGATCGTGGCTTTCAAGGATGGAAAAAGAGTGCCGATCAAAGATGTGTTGGAAGGTGTTATCTAA